Genomic DNA from Manihot esculenta cultivar AM560-2 chromosome 15, M.esculenta_v8, whole genome shotgun sequence:
aatagttaaataataaaataatagtaaaactgaaataaaatagtaaaaagaaaaaagttgttCTACATAGCTGGTATACTTTAAAGATATTGGCTTTTGACATTTGTTTGAACGATTGTACAGTTGGGCCCAGCTCTAAACAAATTTTAAGTTCATATTTGTTTTTAGCGTAGTCGCTAAATTTAAGTTTTGAAATTTATTGTTTCACGATTAATAATTATATCAGTTATaagaattaatgaatttattgtAGTAAATTATATTACTATTAGAAGCCATGAAATGTAACATTTATTGTAggctaaaaaaaaaagaaaatatatagacTTTATTCtttaactaaaataatacataatttgtaatatttataaaatataaaattaatgttttcaTATAATTTTGTCACGTTTTTTTAGATTTAACAAAAAATGGGTTATTTGGACACGAGAAAAAAGTAGAAGGGCAAAATTAGAATTTCGCAGGAAAAGCTAACACGTGCGGGACAGAGGCAAATTGTTTTGAAGAAGAGCCCAGCCCAAAATCAAAATCAGTACCTTACCTGCTGTTTTCATAGGGTTGCAGTTGCACTCTTAAAATGTAAATTGAACGACAGCGCGTACGTTCCTGCAATCTCCGTCTCTACTAGTCCTCTTGGTGTTCAGCTTAGAAGCTCTGCTGTTATGGCCGCCAATTCGCCGCCGACGCAACCATCATTCTCCTCTAAGCCCTCGAACAAAAAGAGAAAGGGAAAGGGAAACAGAAATCCTCAGGACCCGGAACTTGACCGGCTCGACTCGCTTCAATGGCACCGGTCTCTTGCAGAGGATGATCCATTTTCTGCCTTTGCTGGCTCTCACGAGCTCGAAGGAGGTTCTtcaactctctttctctctctctctctctctcgctctatgtatatacatatatacgGACTTGGAAAACTTGACTAACTTAAACTAACTGGAAGAATTTTCATGCTTTCAAATTTTTTGTATACGTTTTATAGTGACCTCGGCAATGCATTTCGTGGTATAAGCGCTCTATCTATATGTTTAATCATGTTTGTATGTTAATGGAAGGTTTCCGCCTGCTTCTAATTTTCATTTTCTACTTCATTGCTTTCTACAATGCTGGCGAAATTTAGGTTTTCtttctcttgaagagattgatgAGGCTGATTACGGTTTAGAGCTTCCTAATGTTGACAAGGGAAAGCCTGAGAAATCTGTAAAATCAAAGAAACGGAAGCATGATGTTGCTAATGATGCAATTGAAGAGAAAGTGGAGGAAGCAGAGAAGGCTGTGGGGaatgaggaaaagaaaaagaagaggaagaagaaggagaagcggaagaagaaggagaagaagaagaaggcaaATGGAACTCAGAAAAATGAGGAACTCACTGCTGGTTAGTGTTTCATGTATATTTGATTCATTATATAGCTTGATGTAGCCGGTCAAATTTTTGGCCTGCATTCAGTTTCTGTTGTTAGTATGATTTCTTGCCTTTATACTACTTTATAAGCTATTTATTTTGATAGTTTATGGAATTTTGTTGGCAATATATGAAGTGATAGAGATTTcagttttattaataatagcttGGAATTTTAATGATATGTAAATTTTGCTATGTGAATCAGTGAATGTCGATAGCAATGGCAAGGATGAGGATGATGATGGTGGAGAATCGATTGATGAGACTGATTTTTATGCGTGGAATGAGCTGAGACTTCATCCTTCGCTTATGAAATCAATATATAGGCTTGGGTTTAAGGAGCCAACACCGATCCAAAAAGCTTGTATTCCTGCTGCAGCTCATCAAGGGAAGGTTAGTAGGGTTAATGTCTCTGagaaggttattttttgtgGTAAGGCTTATCTGTGGACAGTGTTGTTTTTCCAGGTAGTCATCgttatgtttttatgtgacAGGATGTTGTTGGTGCTGCAGAGACTGGTTCTGGAAAGACACTTGCTTTTGGTTTGCCCATCTTCCAACGGCTTCTGGAGGAAAGATATAAGGCCACAAAAATGTTTGAAGAGTTGGGTGGTGAAGCTGAAAAGTTTGCCCCAAAATGCCTTATGCGGGCACTGATCATCACTCCTACAAGGGAGCTTGCGCTTCAGGTATGTCaaaattttgtttctttttatttgatCTCTCAGTTTATATGGCATTATGATGAATCCAAAATTGTTTGATTTGCCCTGTTGCAATATCTGGTAGAGTAATGATTGGATGCTCTTGTGGCTATTTAcagttttcatttttattattcacACTAGACATAGGACTGAAACATATGTGATTCAAGGTTTTACTAGCTAATTCTTATTGTTTAATTTCTTCATTGCCAAGAACTTGCAAGATTATCATTTCTTATCAAATCCCAGTCCTATTTTCATAAGTTGTAAATAAATCCACATTTCGTTTGATGGTTATTGAATTCAAAAGTGGTGAATTTTCATTATAGCTGgtcaaaaaaaaataagaattgtCATTATAGTCTTTTCTTTAGAACAATGTTTGCAGTTATAAATTTCCTAGTTGGCTTTTAGATGATATGGGTTTTAGCTTTGTAGATTTGAACCACTTGGCTACTTTTGCTTTTGTCCTTTGTATATCCTTTTGTTGGTGAGCACTCttatttaccttttttttttccttcttttctaggTTACTGATCATCTTAAGGAAGTAGCTAAGGGTATTGACATTAGGGTGGTTCCTATTGTTGGTGGAATGTCAACGGAGAAGCAGGAAAGACTTTTAAAGGCAAGGCCTGAGGTTATTGTTGGAACTCCTGGTCGATTATGGGAACTTATGTCAGGAGGAGAAAAGCATCTTGCTGAGGTAGGTTCTGAACAATGATGTACTGAGGGAGGCAATGCCGATGCAGATTTATCTGTGGTTTTGTAGTTGTTCATGTTCAAAAGTTGCACTatttaaatgatatttttttttggcTCTTGATGTTTGTTATTTAGTAAGACGACTCCATCCCCCCTTATCATGCTTTTAGAACTGTTTGAAGCACTTGGAGATGTTTGACGTGCTGACCTTTATTTATTTACGTTTTCCATTTTTGCAGTTGCATTCATTGTCTTTCTTTGTGCTGGACGAAGCTGATCGAATGATTGAAAATGGACATTTTCATGAGTTGCAGTCAATAATTGACATGCTGCCTGTGGCCAATAGCTCCACTGAAGTTGAACGGCAATCTCAAAATGTGCAAAATTGTGCAACTCTCTCAACCCTGCAAAGGAAGAAAAGACAAACATTTGTTTTTTCCGCAACAATAGCATTATCTGCCGATTTTCGCAAGAAGCTAAAGCGAGGTTTGCTAAAATCAAAGGAAGAAATGACTGGAGGATTGAATTCTATAGAAACTCTCTCCGAACGGGCAGGAATAAGAGCTAATGCAGCCATAATTGATTTGACAAATGCATCAATCCTGGCACATAAGCTTGAAGAATCATTTATTGAGTATGTACTCTACATTACATATGATATATGTCATCTGAACTTCTTTAGCAACTTAAAATTTATGGTTCATTTAAGTCATTTTACCATCTTATAGCATTATATTTTGAAGCTAATGTTTGATTGATATTTTTTGACAATGGTTAACTGTCTGCCATGCCTGTGCATTAGTGGATGCTTACTCATGAAGAAAATCATCTATCttgctattttttaaaaatgattataAGATTTAGCTtctattcttttattttgaattttattattattagtttttcAATCTTAATTGTATACTTTCTCAATGTGTATGACCATGTGCATGTTTGTGATAAGAATTCAATGTTTCATATCTCCCTTATTGGAGATTCTTTTATGCTTCACAGCATGTGCCTTATTTCCAGTATAGTTACACCACCGCTATAGAATCTCTGATGTTGATATCTTAAAATGGTATCCTTGCAATAATAACCAATATAACTATTGTCCCCAGATCAGGTGACATTTCTCAGACATCAAATGCACCAAAGTTTGTTGATGCTGGCTATTATTTGTTGCTATAATTTATTTGACTTTGGTGTCTTATTTGGGTGCAATGACTGCAGATGcagggaagaagagaaagatgCTTACCTATACTACATATTGAGTGTTCATGGACAAGGTCGCACAATTGTTTTCTGTACATCAATTGCAGCTTTGCGTCATATTTCTGCCCTCTTGCGCATTCTGGGAGTACATGTTTGGACACTTCATGCTCAGATGCAGCAGCGAGCTCGACTGAAGGTTTGTAATTTTTCTTCTTCCCTTTCAGATGTTGTACTTGGATGCTTGACTTTCATGTGTTCTCTACTATTTCAAATATAATGTAAGCTGTCGTCCATTTGTAATAGCTAATAGCAGATCATGTACTTTGATGTGGATACTTTACTTTCATGTGTTGTCAACTAATTCAACCCTGTCATATTTCCTGTCCAATGTAGGCAATGGATCGTTTTCGCACAAATGAACATGGTATACTTATTGCCACTGATGTTGCTGCTAGAGGCCTTGATATTCCTGGTGTTCGAACTGTTGTTCACTATCAGCTCCCACATTCAGCAGAAGTAAGTAAAATTGAGATATTTTTAAGTAAATATTGATCAAAttggtttctttctttttcatcaaattgctttgtttattatttttttttcaggtCTATGTCCACAGAAGTGGAAGAACTGCTAGAGCTTTTACTGATGGATGCAGCATTGCTTTAATCTCTCCTAATGATACCTCAAAATTTGCCTCTTTATGCAAATCATTTTCAAAGGTAGTGTATAAGATTTGAGTCTTCAATATTGTTAATTATGCTGCTtcttcctccatttttctttccACCTATGAGTTATCCTTCTACAGAATTAAAGTGCTGACTGATGGTTTTTGTGAGCTTGACAATCACAGCTGTTCGCATAAACTAACAGTTATCTTTTTGGATATTATTTAGCCTAAATTGTAAGACCACAAATTGTCTCTCTCTTCACACAGGAAAGTTTCCAGAGATTTCCTTTAGAGGAATCATACATGCCTGAGGTGATAAAACGACTGTCTCTTGCACGTCAGATAGACAAGATAATGCGGAAGAACTCACAGGTATGAATATTTTACTTTTCCGGtgattttttgttatttactaGTGTAAAATTCGAACTTATTTTATTTGCTATGGCCCTAAAGAATTCCATATTCTTGCATGTTATGTAAGTTCTTGTATGAATCTTTTACTCTTCCGCTGttgttttgttatttatttaatgtAAAGTTAGAACTTAGTTTATTAGATGTGGCCCCAAGGAATTCCTTATTCTTGCATGCTAAGTAATTTCTTACTTCATTAGCTGTAGAAAGTTCCAGGTCATGTGTTCTTCCTCCTTTTAACTTGTATGTATCCTCTTCTTAGGAGAAGGCAAAGAAAACCTGGTTTGAACGAAATGCAGAATCAGTTGAGTTAATTGTGGAGAAGGATGATAGTGAGGATGAAAGAGTGAACAATTATAAGCAAAAGAAAATCACCTCCATGCAGTTGAACAAATTACAGCAGGTTTCATCTACTATAGATAGTCTTATTCTACTTTGAACTGTCTTATCTGGAATTGGAGGTTGACaaattcattttctttaaattgCCCGGATGTGTTAATTGCGTTATAATTTAAATTGCAGGAGCTCAATATGCTGCTTTCACGTCCATTGCAACCAAAAACATTTTCACATCGATACTTGGCAGGGgtacttttaaatatttgtttTCCTTATATTGCTCCATCAGTTTGAATACCCACATTGTTCACTAAAACTGTGTTACTGTTCATAATTCTGAAGCACTTTAGATTTTTATGTTCGGGTCCAATTTAGGATTTTATCTAAATATTCATAGTTTTTCCCACCATCTTTAATTGGTGGCTATACCTTGTCCTTGTCATAGGCCGGTTTGGTTGAATTCATGGTTCAAAcccgattcgatttgattctgGTTCCGGTTCGATGCTGGTAtggaaaatttaaaactaaatgatattaatattctatatgttataatttataaatttataatatataggtTTATAATACGTCATTATttagattatataataaaagataaagGGAACTAATATAATCTtttaggggaaaaaaaaaaagaaaaaagaacttTTGAATCAGCCTTGTTATTCCTGGTTCAAGGAGGGGAGGCCCGTAATTGGTCCCCTAATAAATGTTCCTGTCTAGTTCATGAATCAGAACTGTTTGTCCAGTTCCAGGTTTGATCGGTTTGGTTTTGGCCTGGTTTACAATATGAACTGGACCATGGCCAGCAGCTAGTTATAACTGTATGTTTGTACTTGCATTAATGCGTTTGGATCTTTGAGCTAGGCGTATTCTGCTTTGACTTGAGCTAGGCGTATTCTGCTTTGAACTTGAGCTTGGTTAAGTTCTTTATATAGTTTTGAATCTGAAGCATACaaaagttttctttttttaaccTGAATAGTATTTTAAAACTCAGTAGAATATTATACTCGTTCTCAGGTTGATGAATGATGTTGAATGTGCTTTTGATGTGATCTACAGTGTGCTTGAATCAACAGTCCTTGTATACAGGTTTTAGGGGCAGGACTTGTGAGCCTGTTTGGTGGCATTTGTCTCATTTGCATTTTGTAGTATTTTATGCTCCTTGATTTCAGTTGATGCAAGATTGCCTTTATGTTATGCATCAATATAACTGTAGTGAATCAAATGAAAGTGATGAACTTAACATGTTCAAATTTTCTTACAGGCCGGTGTTTCACCTCTCCTGCAACACCAGTTAGAAGAATTAGCTAGACAA
This window encodes:
- the LOC110602128 gene encoding DEAD-box ATP-dependent RNA helicase 13 isoform X1, with protein sequence MAANSPPTQPSFSSKPSNKKRKGKGNRNPQDPELDRLDSLQWHRSLAEDDPFSAFAGSHELEGGFLSLEEIDEADYGLELPNVDKGKPEKSVKSKKRKHDVANDAIEEKVEEAEKAVGNEEKKKKRKKKEKRKKKEKKKKANGTQKNEELTAVNVDSNGKDEDDDGGESIDETDFYAWNELRLHPSLMKSIYRLGFKEPTPIQKACIPAAAHQGKVSRVNVSEKVIFCETGSGKTLAFGLPIFQRLLEERYKATKMFEELGGEAEKFAPKCLMRALIITPTRELALQVTDHLKEVAKGIDIRVVPIVGGMSTEKQERLLKARPEVIVGTPGRLWELMSGGEKHLAELHSLSFFVLDEADRMIENGHFHELQSIIDMLPVANSSTEVERQSQNVQNCATLSTLQRKKRQTFVFSATIALSADFRKKLKRGLLKSKEEMTGGLNSIETLSERAGIRANAAIIDLTNASILAHKLEESFIECREEEKDAYLYYILSVHGQGRTIVFCTSIAALRHISALLRILGVHVWTLHAQMQQRARLKAMDRFRTNEHGILIATDVAARGLDIPGVRTVVHYQLPHSAEVYVHRSGRTARAFTDGCSIALISPNDTSKFASLCKSFSKESFQRFPLEESYMPEVIKRLSLARQIDKIMRKNSQEKAKKTWFERNAESVELIVEKDDSEDERVNNYKQKKITSMQLNKLQQELNMLLSRPLQPKTFSHRYLAGAGVSPLLQHQLEELARQNSGNDLGGSKRRKLVVIGQDCVEPLQALRSAGHEVRMDVKEMADKRKIIENLKRKRKEEKKRSRDQRRRQKKTMNTK
- the LOC110602128 gene encoding DEAD-box ATP-dependent RNA helicase 13 isoform X2, whose product is MAANSPPTQPSFSSKPSNKKRKGKGNRNPQDPELDRLDSLQWHRSLAEDDPFSAFAGSHELEGGFLSLEEIDEADYGLELPNVDKGKPEKSVKSKKRKHDVANDAIEEKVEEAEKAVGNEEKKKKRKKKEKRKKKEKKKKANGTQKNEELTAVNVDSNGKDEDDDGGESIDETDFYAWNELRLHPSLMKSIYRLGFKEPTPIQKACIPAAAHQGKDVVGAAETGSGKTLAFGLPIFQRLLEERYKATKMFEELGGEAEKFAPKCLMRALIITPTRELALQVTDHLKEVAKGIDIRVVPIVGGMSTEKQERLLKARPEVIVGTPGRLWELMSGGEKHLAELHSLSFFVLDEADRMIENGHFHELQSIIDMLPVANSSTEVERQSQNVQNCATLSTLQRKKRQTFVFSATIALSADFRKKLKRGLLKSKEEMTGGLNSIETLSERAGIRANAAIIDLTNASILAHKLEESFIECREEEKDAYLYYILSVHGQGRTIVFCTSIAALRHISALLRILGVHVWTLHAQMQQRARLKAMDRFRTNEHGILIATDVAARGLDIPGVRTVVHYQLPHSAEVYVHRSGRTARAFTDGCSIALISPNDTSKFASLCKSFSKESFQRFPLEESYMPEVIKRLSLARQIDKIMRKNSQEKAKKTWFERNAESVELIVEKDDSEDERVNNYKQKKITSMQLNKLQQELNMLLSRPLQPKTFSHRYLAGAGVSPLLQHQLEELARQNSGNDLGGSKRRKLVVIGQDCVEPLQALRSAGHEVRMDVKEMADKRKIIENLKRKRKEEKKRSRDQRRRQKKTMNTK